GGGCCCGGCCACCGCCAGGCCGGCGTTGGCCACCAGGCCATAAAGCCCCTCCTCCTCCAAGGCTTCCCGGGCCCTCGCCAGGTCCTCCTCCCGGGTCACGTCCAGGAGGAGGGGGGTGATCCCCTCCGCCCTTAAGGCCTCGGCCTCCTCCTCCCGCCGCACCCCGCCATAGACGCGGAAGCCCCTTTGGCCTAGAAGCCGCGCCGTGGCCCGGCCGATGCCGCTTCCCGCCCCGGTAACGAGCACTTGCCTTTCCATTTGGACGGAGTATAATCCGGGCAAACCCATGTGGGGAAGAAGGGTGCAACAGGCCATCTACCTGCGGGGCTTCCTGGGGGAACGGCCGCCTTTGCCCCTGCACCCCGAGGCCCTAGAGGAGGCAGCCCAAAGGCGCATGTCCCCCGAGGCCTTCGCCTACGTGGCGGGCGGGGCGGGGATAGAGGCCACCATGGCGCAAAACCGCAAGGCCTTTGCCCAGGTAACCCTCTGGCCCAGGATGCTCCGGGGGGCCCCGCCCCCGGACCTCAAAACCACCCTTTGGCACAAGACCTGGGCCGCCCCCCTCTTTCTCGCCCCCATTGGCGTTTTGGAGCTCGCCCACCCCCAGGCGGAGCTGGCGGCGGTGCGGGCGGCGGCCCAAAGGGGCATCCCCTTCATGGTCTCCAACCAAGCCTCCCACCCCCTGGAGGCCGTGGTGGAGGCGGCCAAGGCGGTGAACCCCGAGGCTTCCGTCTTCTTCCAGCTTTACCACTCCAGCGACGCCCGGGTGGTGGAGAGCTTCCTCCGGCGGGCGGAAAGGGCGGGGTGCGCCGGGGTGGTCCTCACCGTGGACACGGTGCAGCTGGGCTGGCGCCCCCGGGATCTGGCCCTCGGCCACCTTCCCTTCCTCAAGGGGCAGGGCCTGGCCATCTACCTCACCGACCCCGCCTTCCTGGAAGCCTTGCAGGAGCCGTTGGAGGGGCCTTCCCTGCGCCCTAGGCCTACCCTGGCCCTCCTCCGGAACCTCCTCGCCCTCAGGCGGGCGGGGAAGCGCTTCGGCCTAAGCCTGGCCCAGATGCAAAAGGCGGTGCGCCGCTTCGTGGCCACCTACTCCTTTCCCGAGCTCTCCTGGGAGGAGGTGCGGCGGGTGCGGGAAGCCACCCCCCTTCCCCTCCTCCTCAAGGGCCTCCTCCACCCCGAGGACGTGGCCAAGGCGGTGGCCCTAGGGGTGGACGGGATCTACGTTTCCAACCACGGGGGACGGCAGGTGGACGGGAGCCTGGCGGCCCTAAAGGCCCTTCCCCTGGCGGTGGAAGCGGCGGAGGGCAAGGTCCCCGTCCTGATGGACAGCGGCGTCCGCACCGGGGCGGACGCGGTCAAGGCCCTGGCCCTGGGGGCCAAGGCGGTGGGGCTAGGGCGGCCCTACGTCTACGCCCTGGCCCTAAGGGGGGAGGAAGGGGTGGGCGCCCTCTTGGACCACTTCCTGGCGGAGATGGAGCTCACCCTGGCCCTCATGGGGGTAGCCCGCTTGGAGGAGCTCGGCCCCCCCTGGCTTCAAGGCTAAAAGGCGGGGCTTCACCCCGCCTTTCGGCCTGCCGGGCTTCGCCCCTACTGGGCCACCACGCTCACCTTGAGCTGGATGGGCACCTCGGGGTGGGGCTTGTAGGTGAGGACGTACTCCCCGAGTTCCTTGATGGGCCGCTCCAGGGCGAGGCGCTTGGGGTCAATGGTGATGCCGTGCTGGCGGGCCAAGGCCTCGGCCACGTCCTTGGCGGTCACGGAGCCGTAGATCTTGTTCTCCCCCGCCCGCACCGGGATGGTGAGGGTGAGGCTCTCCAGGATCTCCTTAAGCCGCTCCGCCTCCGCCTTGCGCTCCGCCAGGCGCTTAGCCTGGGCGCGGATCTTGGCCTCGAGGGCCTTCAGGTTGCTCTCCGTGGCCAAGACCGCCAAGCCCCGGGGCAGGAGGTAGTTCTTAGCGTAGCCGGGCTTGACGTTCACCACCTGGCCCACATCGCCCAGGTTCTCCAGGGGTTCTAGCAGGATGACCTTCATGTCCACCCCCTACTTGCGCACCAGCTTCTCGGTGAAGGGCAGAAGCCCCAGGATCCTGGCCCGCTTGATGGTCTTGGCCAGGATCCTTTGCTCCTTGGCGGAAAGCCCCGTGCGGCGGCGGGGAAGGATCTTCCCCGTCTCCGACAGGAACCGCTTCAGCACCTCCACGTTCCGGTAGTCCTTCAGGTCAAACTCTCCCAGGGTGGCCTTTACCTTGGCCTTCCGGGAGGGGCGCCGCTGCGCCTCCTTCTTGGTGGGTTTAGCGTTCTTCGTGCTCAAAACGGCAGATCCTCCTCCGGCGGGAAGTCCTCGAGTCCCTCGTCAATGTCCACCCCACCCGTCTGGACCGGTTGGGGCCTGCTTCCGCCGGTCTGGGCAGGCCCACGGGTGGGTCGCTCCAGGCGGAGGGCTTCCACGCGGGTCTGGAAGCGCCTTTCCCCGCTGGAGCTGGTCCAGGAGTCGTTCACCAGTCGGCCGATGACCAAAAGCCCATCGCCCTTCCGGAGCTCCCCGGCCCACTCGGCTAGGTCGCGCCAGGCCTGAACCTCCACAAAGTGGGTCCGCTCCTCCCGGTCTGCCTCTCCCCCTTGCCCCCGGCGGCGCTCGTTCACCGCCAGGCCCAGCCGGGCCACCGCCGTCCCCTGGGGGGTGTAGCGGAGCTCGGCGTCGCGGGTGAGGTTGCCCATGAGCACCACCTGGTTCAGGGCGTGGCGGAGGCGGGGCTGGCTCTTGGCGTCCTCCAGGGTTTCCCGCCCACGGGCGTCTAAGGGGTCAATGAAGTCGGCCCGCACCTGGAGTTCGCTCCGCTTCTCCCCGTCCCGCTCCCACTGGCGGTACTCCAGCCGCCCCTCCACGAAGAGGAGCTGGCCCTTTTCCAAGACATCCCCCCACATCTCCGCCTGGCGGCCGAAAAGGCGCACCCGGTGGTACCAGGGCACCTCCCGCTCCTGGCCGCTTTCATCCCAAAGGGTATCCTGCCCGGCCAGGTGGAGCTCTAAAATGGCGAGCCCCCCCGGGGTGTAGCGCATGTCGGGCCGGGAGATGAGGGAGCCGATAAGGAATACGCGGTTCAGGCCTCTTGCCATGTCAAAAGTCTACGCCTTGGTCAGGAGGGGCTCCTGGGCCTTGACCACCATGACCCGACGCACGTTGTCGCGGATCCGGAGTTCCCGGGCCAGGTCGTTCACCCGGTCCTCGGGCATCTCCACCTGGTAGAAGAGGAAGTAGCCCTGGGGGTCCTTGGCAATGGGGTAGGCCAGGCGGCGCACCCCCCACTCCTCCACCTTCACCACCTGCGCCCCAAAGGCCTCGAGGGCCTTCCCGATGATCTCCTTCTCCAGGGCGAGCTGGCTTTGCTCCAGGCTGGGGTTAAGGATGATGTTTACCTCGTACCTGCGCATCTTCACCTCCTCTCCGGGCCCGGCAGGCCGCACGAAGGAAGATTATACCCCCTCCTTTCCCCAAATAAAAGACCCAGGGGGCCCGAAGGCCCCCACCTGGCTCCGCGGGCAGGATTCGAACCTGCGACCAACCGGTTAACAGCCGGCCGCTCTACCAGCTGAGCTACCGCGGACCGACCGCATGGAGCACTATACCAGGGCCACAGGCGAGCGTCAAGATGGCTAGCGGCGCCTACGCCGCATTTTCCCCGGCACCGACTCGGTGACCTTGAGCCCCTGGAGGCGGGCCTCGAGGGCGCGCAACTCGTCCCGGAGCCTGGCCGCCCGCTCAAAGTCTAAAGCCTCCGCCGCCTGCCACATGGCGAGCTCCAGCTCGGCGATGCGCTCCTTGAGGTCCTCCGCCGGAAGCCCCTCCTCCAAGGCCTCCTCGTACCCCTCGGGGCGGATCACCGCCCGTACCTCCTTCTTGACCGTTTGGGGCACAATGCCGTGCTCCCGGTTATAGGCCTCCTGGATGGCCCTTCGCCGGTTGGTCTCGGCGATGGCTTTGGCCATGGCCTCGGAAACCTGGTCGGCGTAAAGCCAAACCTCCCCCTTGGCGTTCCGCGCCGCCCGGCCGATGGTCTGGATGAGGCTGCGTTCGCTCCGTAGGAAACCCGTCTTGTCGGCATCCAGGATGGCCACCAAGGAAACCTCGGGGATGTCTAGCCCCTCTCTCAGGAGGTTGATCCCCACCAGGCAGTCGTAGTGGCCCAGCCTGAGGTCGCGGATCAAGGCCTGGCGCTCAAAGGCGTCCAGCTCGTGGTGGAGGTAACGGGCGCGGATACCGTGCTCCACCAGAAAACTCGTGAGCTCCTCCGCCATGCGCACGGTGAGCACCGTGACCAGGGTGCGCTCGCCCCTTTGCGCCCGCTCCCGGATGCCCTCCATGAGGTCCAGGATCTGGTTCTCCGTGGGCTTCACCACCACCAAGGGGTCCAGGAGCCCCGTGGGGCGGATGATCTGCTCCACCACGCGGCCCGAGTGGGCGAGCTCAAAGGGCCCCGGGGTGGCGGAGACGAAGACCACCTGGGTGACCCGCTCCAAGAACTCCTCGAAGCGCAAGGGGCGGTTGTCCAGGGCGCTGGGCAGGCGGAAGCCGTAGTCCACCAGGGTCTTCTTCCGCACGTAATCCCCCCGGTACATGCCCTGGAGCTGGGGCACGGTCACGTGGGACTCGTCCAGGAAGACCAAGAAATCCTCGGGGAAGTAGTCCAAAAGGGTGTAGGGGGGCTCCCCCGGGGCCTTGCCGGTGAAGTAGCGGGCGTAGTTTTCCACCCCGGGACAGGTGCCCATGACCCGGAGCATCTCCAGGTCGTAAAGGGTGCGCTCCTTGAGGCGCTGAGCATAGAGGACCTCCCCCCGCTCCTCGAAGTAGCGGACCCTTTCCCAAAGCTCCTTTTCTATTTCCTTCAGGATCTCCTCGAGGCCCTCTGGGGAAAGGTAGTGGGTGGCGGGAAAAAGCACGAAGCCGGGAAGCTCCCGAAGCCTTTCCCCGGTGATGGGGTGGACCTGGCTGATGCGCTCCACCTCGTCGCCCCATAGCTCCACCCGGATGGGCTCGGTGTCATAGGCGGGGAAAATCTCCAAGACCTCCCCCTTGGCCCGGAAGCGCCCGGGGGCGAGGTCTATGTCGTTCCGCTCGTAGCCCAGCTCCAAAAGGCGCTCCAAGAGCGCCTCCCGCGGGTAGACCGCCCCCCGCTCCACCACCAGGTTCCGTGCCCGATACTCCCTGGGGTCGCCTAAGCCGTAGATGGCGGAAACCGAGGCCACCACGATCACATCCCGCCGGGTGAGGAGGCTCCGGGTGGTGGAGTGCCTTAGGCGCTCGATTTCCGGGTTGATGCTGGCGTCTTTTTCGATGTAAAGGTCCTTGCCCGGCACATAGGCCTCGGGCTGGTAGTAATCGTAGTAGCTGATGAAGTACTCCACGGCGTTTTCCGGGAAGAGCTCCCGGAACTCCGCGGCAAGCTGCGCCGCCAGGATCTTGTTGGGGGCTAAGACCAAGGCGGGCCGGCCCAGGGCCTCTATGACCTTGGCCATGGTCACCGTCTTCCCCGTGCCCGTGGCCCCGAGGAGGGTCACGTAGCGCTCCCCGTCCCTTAGCGCCGCCACCAGCTCCCCGATGGCCTTGGGCTGGTCCCCCTTGGGCGCTGGGCCTCGGTAGCGGAAGGTCATCCCCTTAGTTTAGCCCAAAGGAAAACCCCCCGCCCCTTGGGCGGGGGGAAGCGCCTTTCGGCCTTAGAACTTCACGGTGTAGCTCACGCGGAAGGCCTTGGCCACGGTGTCCACCGTGCCCCCGAAGGGGGAGTTGGGCTGGCCCCCGCGGAGGCGGAAGTACCCGCCCGCCATGGAGAGGTCGTAGTACTTGAGCTCCCCGTAGAGCCCCTCAATGGAGCCCGAGTTGCTGCCAAAGGAGGCCGTGGGGGCACCCGGGCCACCCGGGTTGGCGAAGAGGCGGTCCCGGTCGTAGGAGAAGGCGTTCTCGCCAGCGCCCACGGTGATAAGACTCCCTGCACCCTGGGCCACGTTCCAGGCTCCGTAGATGGCCCCCGCCACGGTAAAGCTCAGGCCAGGAGCGAAGAGCTCGTTGAGCGTGAGCCCGGCCCGGCCGTAGACCTCGCCCGCCCGAGCACCGCCGCCGAAGCGGGTGGAGCGGTAAGCGGCGTCGGCGCTCAAGCTCGGCTTGAAGGGCAGGGCCAAGGGATCGGTGCTGAGCCGCACACCTGCCTTGAGGGCGTTGTAGTCCAGGTTGCCGCCTCCGGTGCCGTCGTCAAAGTAGTGGAAGCGGACCCCAGGCTGGGCCTTGATGGGGCCCAGGGCCAGGGGCTGGGCGAAGAAGGCCGCCACCTGGATATCGTTGTGGCTGCTCGCGGTGAAGCGGGTGTACTGGGCCACCACGGAAAGCCCCTTGACCAGAGCGTCCTCGGCGTCGGCCTGGTGCTCCAAGCGGACACCGAAGCTGGAGGAGTAGCGCTGGGTGGGGTTGTTGAGGAAGTAATTAGACCCAGGGTTCAAGAAATTGGTTGCCGTGCAAGAGAAGGCCGTGGGGCTGGTGGCGTTATCGCAAGCCCGGTTGAAGTAGCCCGTGAGGCTGAAGCCGCGGAAGAGGGAGGCCTTGGCGGCCACGCCGAAGGCAATGTCGTTGTTGGGGGAGCTAGCGGCGTCGTTGTAGCCGCGGGCGCTGTCCAGGTAAGCCTCCACCCCCACGGGGCCCAAGGTACCCTTGGCTTCCACACCGAAGCCCCGGGTGTTATATCCGTAGGGAGCCGTGGCGATCAGCTCACCGTAGTAGTTGCTGTCCTCGTTCTCGGACATGCTGGCCTGGCCGTCAGCGTACTCGGTGTCCACAGCCCGGTAGTTGGCGGAGAGGCTCACGGGACCCAGGTTCACCTCAGCTTTGCCGTAGTAGGCCCAGCTGGAACGGTTGCTGTCAAAGTAGGCGGTGAAGGGCTCGCCGAGGCCCAACGTTTTGGAGCTCACCCACAGCCCGGAGAGCTTGGCCGGGCCAAGCTCCAAGCTCGCATCGGCCCCGATGGCGGAGCGAATGCCCACGTTCAGGGCGTAGTTCAGACCTAGGCTAGCGCCCTGGAGGGGCTTGAGCACCGTGCGGATACCGAAGTAGTTGCCGTTGATGGCCGGGGCCACATCCGCCGGGCTGCTACCCGGCCCCGCCACCCCGCCCACCAGGGTAACCTCCGGGCTAAAGGGCAGGTTGGTGCCCGAGAAGGTGGCCACCACGCCCTGCCGGTAGTGGGCCACGCCGCCTTCGGCGTCATTGGCGAAGAGGTAGTCGTTGAACTTGAACTTGCTGGCCACCCGGCTATAGGCCACGCTGAAGGACTGGCCGTCCACCTGGCCTTTAACCGTAACCCCATCTAGGCGCACGGCAGGCGTAGAAACAAGGCTCGTGTCGTACACCCGAACCCCAAAGGTGGCGGTAGCCTCGCTCACCGCCACGCCGTTAGGGGCAGGGGCGTTGTTCTTCACCCCCAAGGTCAGCGTGGCGTCTCCGCGGAAGAGGTTACCAGCCCCTTCCCCCAGAGCAACCCTGCTAGAAGCGTAAGAGGCAGCACCGAACTGCCCTGTGGAGAACACGT
This genomic stretch from Thermus sp. LT1-2-5 harbors:
- the rplI gene encoding 50S ribosomal protein L9, which produces MKVILLEPLENLGDVGQVVNVKPGYAKNYLLPRGLAVLATESNLKALEAKIRAQAKRLAERKAEAERLKEILESLTLTIPVRAGENKIYGSVTAKDVAEALARQHGITIDPKRLALERPIKELGEYVLTYKPHPEVPIQLKVSVVAQ
- the ssb gene encoding single-stranded DNA-binding protein, whose translation is MARGLNRVFLIGSLISRPDMRYTPGGLAILELHLAGQDTLWDESGQEREVPWYHRVRLFGRQAEMWGDVLEKGQLLFVEGRLEYRQWERDGEKRSELQVRADFIDPLDARGRETLEDAKSQPRLRHALNQVVLMGNLTRDAELRYTPQGTAVARLGLAVNERRRGQGGEADREERTHFVEVQAWRDLAEWAGELRKGDGLLVIGRLVNDSWTSSSGERRFQTRVEALRLERPTRGPAQTGGSRPQPVQTGGVDIDEGLEDFPPEEDLPF
- a CDS encoding alpha-hydroxy-acid oxidizing protein; its protein translation is MWGRRVQQAIYLRGFLGERPPLPLHPEALEEAAQRRMSPEAFAYVAGGAGIEATMAQNRKAFAQVTLWPRMLRGAPPPDLKTTLWHKTWAAPLFLAPIGVLELAHPQAELAAVRAAAQRGIPFMVSNQASHPLEAVVEAAKAVNPEASVFFQLYHSSDARVVESFLRRAERAGCAGVVLTVDTVQLGWRPRDLALGHLPFLKGQGLAIYLTDPAFLEALQEPLEGPSLRPRPTLALLRNLLALRRAGKRFGLSLAQMQKAVRRFVATYSFPELSWEEVRRVREATPLPLLLKGLLHPEDVAKAVALGVDGIYVSNHGGRQVDGSLAALKALPLAVEAAEGKVPVLMDSGVRTGADAVKALALGAKAVGLGRPYVYALALRGEEGVGALLDHFLAEMELTLALMGVARLEELGPPWLQG
- the uvrB gene encoding excinuclease ABC subunit UvrB, with product MTFRYRGPAPKGDQPKAIGELVAALRDGERYVTLLGATGTGKTVTMAKVIEALGRPALVLAPNKILAAQLAAEFRELFPENAVEYFISYYDYYQPEAYVPGKDLYIEKDASINPEIERLRHSTTRSLLTRRDVIVVASVSAIYGLGDPREYRARNLVVERGAVYPREALLERLLELGYERNDIDLAPGRFRAKGEVLEIFPAYDTEPIRVELWGDEVERISQVHPITGERLRELPGFVLFPATHYLSPEGLEEILKEIEKELWERVRYFEERGEVLYAQRLKERTLYDLEMLRVMGTCPGVENYARYFTGKAPGEPPYTLLDYFPEDFLVFLDESHVTVPQLQGMYRGDYVRKKTLVDYGFRLPSALDNRPLRFEEFLERVTQVVFVSATPGPFELAHSGRVVEQIIRPTGLLDPLVVVKPTENQILDLMEGIRERAQRGERTLVTVLTVRMAEELTSFLVEHGIRARYLHHELDAFERQALIRDLRLGHYDCLVGINLLREGLDIPEVSLVAILDADKTGFLRSERSLIQTIGRAARNAKGEVWLYADQVSEAMAKAIAETNRRRAIQEAYNREHGIVPQTVKKEVRAVIRPEGYEEALEEGLPAEDLKERIAELELAMWQAAEALDFERAARLRDELRALEARLQGLKVTESVPGKMRRRRR
- the rpsR gene encoding 30S ribosomal protein S18 is translated as MSTKNAKPTKKEAQRRPSRKAKVKATLGEFDLKDYRNVEVLKRFLSETGKILPRRRTGLSAKEQRILAKTIKRARILGLLPFTEKLVRK
- a CDS encoding S-layer homology domain-containing protein → MKKRLVVLLAGLLTVLSMGFGLAQFSDVPAGHWAKEAVESLAAKGIITGFPDGTYRGNETLTRYQAALLIYRLLQQIEEELKAKGESPTMEAMSPEDLEALKNAVQELAAELAALGVRVSALEDSAATKEDIARLEALIEELKAQPAPEPGMDQAALQDLADRVEAASIAADTALAQAQQLAEQLEALAQDVEGVKGDVAALQTQLEANAQAIQALNELAVLLNQDVLALQDRVTNLEKLVSGGQELPDLEQFASKEDVAAVQEFAAALRSDLVGLSEKVGALTERVSGLEGQLKELSRVQYSISGSLTATAGLRYLTQGSTTFDWDRLFPGNVFSTGQFGAASYASSRVALGEGAGNLFRGDATLTLGVKNNAPAPNGVAVSEATATFGVRVYDTSLVSTPAVRLDGVTVKGQVDGQSFSVAYSRVASKFKFNDYLFANDAEGGVAHYRQGVVATFSGTNLPFSPEVTLVGGVAGPGSSPADVAPAINGNYFGIRTVLKPLQGASLGLNYALNVGIRSAIGADASLELGPAKLSGLWVSSKTLGLGEPFTAYFDSNRSSWAYYGKAEVNLGPVSLSANYRAVDTEYADGQASMSENEDSNYYGELIATAPYGYNTRGFGVEAKGTLGPVGVEAYLDSARGYNDAASSPNNDIAFGVAAKASLFRGFSLTGYFNRACDNATSPTAFSCTATNFLNPGSNYFLNNPTQRYSSSFGVRLEHQADAEDALVKGLSVVAQYTRFTASSHNDIQVAAFFAQPLALGPIKAQPGVRFHYFDDGTGGGNLDYNALKAGVRLSTDPLALPFKPSLSADAAYRSTRFGGGARAGEVYGRAGLTLNELFAPGLSFTVAGAIYGAWNVAQGAGSLITVGAGENAFSYDRDRLFANPGGPGAPTASFGSNSGSIEGLYGELKYYDLSMAGGYFRLRGGQPNSPFGGTVDTVAKAFRVSYTVKF
- the rpsF gene encoding 30S ribosomal protein S6, producing the protein MRRYEVNIILNPSLEQSQLALEKEIIGKALEAFGAQVVKVEEWGVRRLAYPIAKDPQGYFLFYQVEMPEDRVNDLARELRIRDNVRRVMVVKAQEPLLTKA